Proteins from a genomic interval of Trichoderma breve strain T069 chromosome 2, whole genome shotgun sequence:
- a CDS encoding PP-loop family domain-containing protein — MPPTTCVRCQTNKAVVKRPKNHHKLCRECFITVFEDEVHHTIISSKLFYPGEKVAIGASGGKDSTVLASVLKTLNERHKYELDLVLLSIDEGIKGYRDDSLETVKRNAVQYDMPLKIVGYDELYGWTMDQVVETIGKKGNCTYCGVFRRQALDRGAKTLGIKHVVTGHNADDVAETVLMNLLRGDLPRLSRSTSIVTGGSLNDVKRSKPLKYAYEKEIVLYAHHKKLDYFSTECIYSPEAFRGTARSLIKNLEKVRPSAILDIVRSGEDMARLTPDKGQGACACDESEGMGGCGSANARTTGNKITQVEASTTEQPVDNGLETEITSNGTPKVNDDDVVKLPVRQRRSKEPGPVQLQTLGKCVKCGYMSSQAMCQACTLLESLNKNRPEISI; from the coding sequence ATGCCGCCAACCACATGCGTACGCTGCCAGACGAACAAGGCAGTTGTTAAGCGGCCAAAGAACCATCACAAACTATGTCGCGAATGCTTCATCACCGTCTTTGAGGATGAAGTACATCATACCATCATCTCGTCCAAGTTATTCTACCCCGGAGAAAAGGTTGCTATTGGAGCGTCAGGAGGCAAGGATTCAACAGTGCTGGCATCTGTTCTGAAGACCCTCAACGAGCGCCACAAGTATGAACTTGATCTCGTTCTTCTCAGCATAGACGAGGGCATCAAAGGCTATCGAGATGATTCCCTGGAAACAGTGAAGCGAAACGCAGTTCAGTACGACATGCCCTTGAAGATTGTGGGTTATGATGAACTATATGGCTGGACAATGGACCAAGTCGTGGAGACTattggaaagaaaggaaactGCACATACTGTGGTGTTTTCCGTCGGCAGGCGTTGGACCGGGGTGCAAAGACGCTGGGAATCAAGCATGTTGTTACCGGACACAATGCGGATGATGTTGCAGAGACTGTCCTCATGAATCTTCTTAGGGGAGATTTGCCTCGACTATCCCGTAGCACCAGCATTGTTACGGGCGGCTCATTGAACGACGTCAAGAGAAGCAAACCTCTCAAGTACGCCTACGAGAAGGAGATTGTGCTGTATGCACATCACAAGAAGCTGGACTATTTCAGTACAGAATGCATATACAGCCCCGAGGCATTTCGAGGGACAGCGAGAAGTCTCATCAAGAATTTGGAAAAGGTCCGGCCAAGTGCAATATTGGATATTGTCCGGAGCGGCGAGGACATGGCCCGTCTAACGCCGGATAAAGGACAAGGGGCATGCGCCTGTGACGAAAGCGAGGGCATGGGAGGCTGTGGATCGGCCAATGCTCGAACAACAGGGAACAAAATCACCCAAGTGGAGGCAAGCACCACGGAACAACCTGTGGATAATGGGTTGGAGACTGAGATCACATCAAATGGCACACCCAAAGTcaatgatgacgatgtcgtGAAGCTCCCTGTACGGCAGCGCCGCTCCAAGGAGCCCGGCCCTGTTCAACTACAGACGCTCGGAAAATGCGTCAAGTGCGGCTACATGTCTAGCCAAGCAATGTGCCAGGCGTGCACATTATTGGAAAGTCTCAACAAGAACCGACCGGAGATTTCAATATAG
- a CDS encoding NADH-ubiquinone oxidoreductase MWFE subunit domain-containing protein: MPVPFETLIPYGIMIVMFGVSGTGLAAFKTWQNEGKRPRYSLDQWDKTPVDLDTNELEVMERDRRLTGTLRGQTDNPEAPLGFEFSNGWKLEKRFT, encoded by the exons ATGCCTGTCCCTTTCGAAACCCTGATACCGTATGGTATCATGATTGTC ATGTTTGGTGTCTCGGGTACCGGGCTTGCAGCCTTCAAGACGTGGCAGAACGAGGGCAAGCGACCGCGCTATTCATTGGATCAGTGGGACAAG ACACCGGTCGATTTGGATACTAACGAACTCGAAGTGATGGAGCGAGACCGACGCCTGACAGGCACCTTGAGAGGACAAACCGACAACCCAGAGGCTCCATTGGGATTCGAATTCAGCAATGGATGGAAG ctggagaagagattcACCTAA
- a CDS encoding MOZ/SAS family domain-containing protein, which translates to MTSAQSMEEELQQSVMLSEDAEYETADTAGEDVFTPAATKERTMSTVFAQTTIRGTDGMEVDEEDDDDELSDRDASGEEIDEEMDQDAEGEDYTEIVVDQQIVVSNGRPFQMNDDDNDDDDEEEDEEDEDADGEEDGDEGVGAVKIKPGDTDDEDEDDEDAESDVSEPLSNAEDDSDEEPAWEDAGEVEEDDESETGPSNVCMFCKQDEENDPSEDFEAFLTCSRCNENAHQQCARDAAAMSEQNSPAAKRWKCPECDNSDSDQEEEEPEERERGASVDDETRPESQLSDAPPELSPRHHMQDGAEAEPNLNDPAAHAEASDEPRLLRKRKTSSAEPEEATIALRRRRRGLSTDAASGNEDTDSKSAEQTRGSSRAVRLKVARPSLVVIEKKSRVSLVVTMRVRPGNLKEILSRRRRERRRSGASTRPPRTPVAPSAVRPNSAAVTAPPAAFLTPFTTDSYSTPFYSLFDKETEDMKGKPYGGILTEAEADTSKTLPQPDDRRRFDQAKQRAEDEWRARVLAMQAEVDMPIRKSKKSSDNASQIECIEFGGWEIDTWYAAPYPAEYSRNRVLYICEFCLKYMNSDYVAWRHKLKCAAKHPPGDEIYRHGSVSVFEVDGRKNPVYCQNLCLLAKLFLGSKTLYYDVEPFLFYVLCEYDDCGYHFVGYFSKEKRASSQNNVSCILTLPIHQRKGYGNLLIDFSYLLTKVEEKTGSPEKPLSDMGLVSYRNYWRLRLCRYFIETLKDDQHKQNGLSIRQISDDTGMTPDDVIAALEGLRALVRDPQTKVYAFRIDLEYCRQYVAKWESKGYVQLKPEALAWTPYVMGRSNAVNFELGPPINTIAPREDDEAKLEEGANGISGENHSMMMNGEMNDGPQSRIGSASETGDSSNSNPGFTPILSIEEKMAPEDKENAEPQDEAMDDVEDSEPDWMTPYRDIPPHRFEVFPPVAGSRRADRSRQSVSRPLVPRSSGGGSSSRPRPKRAGGSSRRPTASRPRSSGSRRRTGGTGRGPGRWPKGTKKSDYGNADSGPGLPPGWRDRAALGADLVTDGDHSVSTSLGDEEPAKDEVRVMTPQPSSNGFVLSVVQLGGQAAAASDQGINGRDEEEEELDVDAEGEDE; encoded by the exons ATGACGAGTGCGCAGtcgatggaggaggagctgcagcagagcgTCATGCTCTCTGAAGACGCTGAATACGAGACGGCAGATACGGCTGGCGAGGATGTGTTTACACCAGCAGCTACAAAGGAGAGGACTATGAGCACAGTCTTTGCCCAGACTACCATAAGGGGCACTGACGGCATGGaggtggacgaggaggatgacgacgacgagctgaGTGATCGTGACGCTTCTGGAGAGGAGATCGACGAGGAAATGGATCAGGATGCGGAGGGAGAAGATTATACCGAGATTGTTGTGGATCAGCAGATTGTGGTCAGCAACGGCCGCCCCTTCCAAATGAACGACGACGAtaatgatgacgacgacgaagaggaagacgaagaagacgaagatgcggatggtgaagaagacggtgaTGAAGGGGTTGGCGCCGTCAAGATCAAGCCAGGGGATacggatgatgaggacgaggatgatgaagatgcggagAGTGATGTTTCAGAACCGCTCAGTAATGCTGAGGATGATTCTGACGAGGAGCCCGCTtgggaagatgctggagaggtggaagaggacgacgagtCAGAGACCGGCCCTTCAAACGTCTGCATGTTTTGtaaacaagatgaagagaacgACCCGAGTGAGGATTTCGAGGCATTCCTGACGTGCTCCAGATGTAACGAAAATG CTCACCAGCAATGCGCACGAGATGCGGCGGCGATGAGCGAACAGAACA GTCCAGCTGCAAAACGTTGGAAATGTCCAGAGTGTGATAATAGCGACTCTGaccaggaggaggaagagcccGAAGAACGAGAGAGAGGGGCCAGCGTTGACGACGAAACTAGGCCTGAGTCGCAGCTCTCTGATGCCCCTCCTGAACTCTCTCCTAGACATCACATGCAAGATGGCGCAGAGGCAGAACCCAACCTCAACGACCCCGCAGCCCATGCAGAAGCCTCGGACGAGCCTCGTCTATTGCGGAAGAGAAAGACTTCGTCTGCTGAGCCTGAAGAAGCCACAATTGCCCTGCGGAGACGCCGGCGGGGTCTCTCAACAGACGCTGCATCGGGTAATGAAGATACTGATAGCAAATCAGCGGAGCAAACGAGGGGAAGCTCCCGTGCGGTTCGTCTAAAAGTTGCTCGCCCATCTCTCGTTGTCATCGAAAAGAAGTCACGAGTGTCTCTCGTCGTGACGATGCGCGTGCGGCCAGGGAACCTCAAAGAGATACTTTCACGCAGACGAAGAGAACGGAGGCGTTCTGGAGCAAGCACGCGGCCGCCACGGACTCCAGTCGCACCATCAGCTGTGCGCCCCAACTCTGCAGCCGTTACGGCACCGCCTGCCGCATTCCTGACGCCCTTCACCACTGATTCCTATTCAACACCTTTCTACTCCTTATTTGATAAAGAAACCGAAGATATGAAGGGCAAGCCTTACGGTGGTATCTTGACAGAAGCGGAAGCAGACACATCAAAGACGCTCCCGCAGCCTGACGATCGGAGACGATTTGACCAAGCCAAGCAGCGTGCAGAGGATGAATGGAGAGCACGTGTGCTGGCAATGCAGGCAGAAGTGGACATGCCCATTCGCAAGTCGAAGAAGTCAAGCGATAATGCCAGCCAGATAGAGTGCATCGAGTTTGGCGGCTGGGAGATCGATACGTGGTACGCAGCACCATATCCAGCCGAGTACAGCAGGAATCGCGTGCTGTACATATGCGAGTTCTGCCTAAAATACATGAACTCAGACTACGTAGCGTGGCGCCATAAGCTCAAATGCGCTGCGAAGCATCCTCCGGGTGACGAGATTTATCGACATGGATCAGTGTCGGTGTTTGAGGTTGACGGCCGCAAGAACCCAGTCTACTGCCAAAACCTGTGTCTTTTGGCAAAGCTTTTCCTAGGGTCCAAGACATTGTATTACGACGTGGAACCATTCTTGTTTTACGTCTTGTGTGAGTACGATGACTGCGGCTATCATTTTGTCGGCTACTTCTCCAAAGAGAAGCGTGCAAGCAGCCAAAACAACGTCTCATGCATTTTAACCTTGCCTATCCACCAGAGAAAGGGATACGGCAACCTACTCATTGATTTCTCATATCTCCTTACCAAAGTCGAGGAGAAGACGGGGTCTCCAGAGAAGCCACTTTCCGATATGGGCCTGGTCTCCTATAGAAACTACTGGCGTCTACGGCTCTGCCGATACTTCATCGAGACGTTGAAGGACGATCAGCACAAGCAAAACGGCCTGAGTATCAGGCAAATATCCGATGATACAGGTATGACACCAGACGACGTGATTGCCGCTTTAGAAGGCCTTCGAGCGCTGGTGCGAGATCCTCAGACAAAGGTGTATGCCTTCCGGATCGATTTAGAGTACTGCCGACAGTACGTGGCCAAATGGGAATCCAAGGGTTATGTGCAGCTGAAGCCCGAGGCTCTTGCGTGGACGCCATATGTGATGGGTCGCAGCAATGCTGTCAACTTTGAGCTTGGCCCGCCTATTAATACAATTGCCCCTcgggaagacgatgaagctaAGCTTGAGGAGGGCGCAAACGGCATATCGGGAGAAAACCattcaatgatgatgaatggtGAAATGAACGATGGGCCTCAGTCGAGAATTGGTTCTGCATCGGAGACGGGTGATTCGAGTAATAGCAACCCCGGCTTTACACCAATCTTGTCgattgaggagaagatggcaccTGAAGATAAAGAAAACGCAGAACCGCAAGACGAAGCTATGGATGATGTGGAGGATTCCGAACCAGATTGGATGACACCTTATCGCGATATACCACCACACCGCTTTGAGGTTTTCCCACCTGTAGCCGGTAGCCGCCGTGCCGACCGCTCGCGACAGAGCGTGAGCAGACCATTGGTGCCTCGCAGCTcgggcggcggcagcagctctcgACCACGCCCGAAAAGGGCTGGGGGAAGCAGCCGGCGACCTACTGCCAGCCGCCCTAGAAGCAGCGGATCTAGGAGAAGGACCGGCGGCACTGGCCGTGGCCCTGGCAGGTGGCCTAAGGGGACGAAGAAGTCGGACTACGGCAATGCAGACAGCGGGCCGGGATTACCCCCTGGATGGAGAGACAGGGCAGCTCTTGGAGCAGACTTGGTTACAGACGGCGATCACAGCGTTTCAACCTCTTTGGGTGACGAAGAGCCTGCTAAGGACGAAGTTCGAGTCATGACTCCTCAGCCGTCGAGCAACGGATTTGTGCTAAGCGTAGTACAGCTGGGCGGCcaggcagcggcggcatcgGACCAAGGGATCAATGGgagagacgaagaggaagaagaattggATGTGGATGCTGAGGGCGAAGACGAATAG
- a CDS encoding nuclear protein 96 domain-containing protein → MSFGGGFGGGFGSNTNQQSSGGFGGFGANNNTTSSGFGSNTGGFGASPSTGGGMFGNNASSGGFGSTPGGFGSNTGGFGSKPAFGSTPTTTPASGGLFGASSTPSSTGTGFGGFGSNTNTTTPSAFGSNTTGGGLFGNANKPAGGFGTANTGGSLFGAGNTNTASNTGTGFGNFGSTNTLGGATGDPPGTAVTPFQAFTEKEPNSSTNLSNAFQNILFQDPYKKWSADELRLADYVQGRRHGNPSGAGAFGVNSGFGGGFGNQTNTPSTGGFGATNTGGGLFGSGNTASNTTSGFGGGFGAQNTPAASNTAGGLFGNTNKPSGGLFGNTQQNQTGGGLFGSGATNTATTGGFGQANTQSGGLFGATNNAAANTGGGLFGNTAQKPAGTGFSFGNTANTAAPSGFGTQSNAFGSNTNTATGGGLFGNNAASAQPAGGLFGNNAQQQQPNTSGGLFGQAQTQQSGGLFGNTQQKPATGGLFGSTPAAASTGGGLFGSNTAQQQGTTGLGGTNTGGLFGAKPAATGGLFGSAPAAASTGGGLFGGSNTTQQAAGTGLFGSAANQQKPGLFGSTPAATGTGMFGGGAAGTQGGIFSNAGAQQQQSIGLGGSLLGASQAVNNAPQGLTANLSDVSAYGSPSLFSGISGGDVPNPGPLAVPLSGQPKPKRPSIFPMYKFTPAASGRFGTPQKRGFGFSYSSYGSPGGANPAGLSGTPSTLGRNLLGASSSGTALSKSISSSNLRRTVNADDSILLPGAFSNTNNTRWYGSTGSKKLVINRELRSDLFSTPNKDGRNGDNGTGPRKLAKRVSFDTNVDGEDSTPVRALPAPGDVPETPGEDTPRSDKSTPTTNGLWTPEMEQVKGKGKDKELTIVQEEDSATPEPQANGFDNAPGKYWMDPSREDIQNMNRIQRQRIDNFTVGRENVGHITFKIPVDISGIDLDELCGGIIQLEPRSATVYPIAAKKPPVGKGLNVPARITLEQSWPRGGRDKRVASDPKRFNKHIERLKRIVDTTYESYDVDTGVWVFSVEHFTTYGLDDSDEETEFDTTLDLPTAAPLSNAAPPAAFRPSQDDEMMDFPQSHMLPGAFDDQEKLFATEFTGRQSFLGASSADSATHDVKLSLENEMTGDDIAEYDMSEDEDMTRSSVGQHLAAEHDDASSEGGQDVKRSTATPGGILRARMRAMKDSAGPVKLEVADGDDWMEMLRKTVSPMKRDRHLLREVAGPTSKQGKTVTFDLDDESDFRKSSIWGRSMSRPDRKNGAATGAQIGMDQGRGFATSIDLMNSLFEKPKPKPTRQEFNASQSAKGFPKFPYERQAKTATAEEDERAFHSASRPTWGPDETLVLIRSLDGSHSRRSIRDTSDILTYQRSSIQTDEQDIRLATFAAEPSKKYLASQDVVTEIDVIEGVPQASLHATNLKSLYQPKYTNDAASIHEKQVWELASILFDNLDNQSSMEEEHLARRNKLSQFWSDLVEQASSTGIGLAASSEEKALACLAGHRIPEACKHLLDGKNFRLATLVPLIGTSDVAKREMREQVKSWLDSKILSEFSEAIRTIYELLGGNVCVCEGLKGVPNEDRVDSFVISKHFGLDWRQSFGLRLWYAISNHDDLSAAVEKFKDDIDQDKEELPRPWYVEQGIAPLWDDAKIDTRQDLLWGLLQLYADQDADLEAVLRPENSQLSPLEARLRWQLGIALTSTGKVSYGANGVEKADAATLAYAAQLTRAGEWLEAAFVLLHLHHTAARKKALQEHLCQHANLIGSESDANFVMLTEKYRIPAAWIWEALALYMRCVKKDAVAEMQCLLRAGSHVEAHRILVQHVAPQAIIERDYAGLLSLISQFQDRQQGITEWTQGGEIYGHFLQLIECRGKGEMVSPALLDRLLAGLNAMKDIGVENNITRYAAISDMADETAREIVKLTRQKQDMELRSRILSLPLTQDRLLAYSVDLSLDRYREVMSH, encoded by the exons ATGTCGTTCGGCGGCGGATTTGGGGGCGGTTTCGGCTCAAACACCAACCAGCAGTCCTCGGGCGGGTTTGGTGGCTTCGGGGCCAACAATAACACCACTTCATCAG GCTTCGGCTCCAACACTGGAGGCTTTGGTGCATCTCCCAgcaccggcggcggcatgtTTGGCAACAACGCTTCTTCAGGCGGCTTTGGCTCAACACCTG GCGGCTTTGGATCAAACACGGGCGGCTTTGGCAGCAAGCCTGCTTTCGGCTCAACCCCTACTACTACTCCTGCTTCAGGTGGTCTTTTTGGAGCCTCCAGCACCCCTAGCAGCACCGGTACGGGCTTTGGTGGGTTTGGATCAAACACCAACACTACCACCCCCTCTGCGTTTGGCAGTAACACCACTGGTGGCGGCCTATTCGGCAATGCTAATAAACCAGCAGGCGGTTTCGGAACTGCGAACACGGGTGGCTCTCTGTTTGGCGCCGGCAACACTAACACCGCTTCCAACACGGGCACGGGCTTTGGCAACTTTGGTTCGACCAATACCTTGGGCGGCGCCACTGGCGATCCTCCCGGCACGGCTGTCACTCCTTTCCAAGCCTTTACCGAAAAAGAGcccaacagcagcaccaacCTGTCCAACGCCTTCCAGAACATCTTGTTCCAGGATCCATATAAGAAGTGGTCTGCTGATGAGCTGAGATTGGCGGATTACGTCCAAGGCAGACGGCACGGCAACCCCAGCGGTGCTGGAGCTTTTGGAGTCAACTcgggctttggcggcggcttcggcaatcAGACGAATACCCCCTCGACTGGCGGCTTCGGAGCGACAAACACAGGCGGAGGATTGTTTGGATCAGGCAATACTGCCAGTAACACAACCTCTGGCttcggcggcggctttggtGCACAGAATACCCCTGCTGCTAGCAACACTGCTGgtggcctctttggcaacaccaacaagcCAAGCGGAGGCCTTTTTGGAAACACTCAGCAGAACCAAACCGGGGGAGGTCTGTTTGGAAGCGGCGCCACCAACACTGCGACGACTGGTGGTTTTGGTCAGGCAAACACCCAGAGTGGTGGCCTCTTCGGCGCAACGAATAATGCTGCGGCCAACACCGGCGGAGGCTTGTTTGGCAACACTGCTCAGAAACCCGCAGGCACTGGATTCAGCTTCGGTAACACTGCTAATACGGCGGCACCTTCGGGCTTTGGGACGCAAAGTAATGCCTTTGGCTCGAATACTAACACCGCGACTGGTGGCGGTCTCTTTGGCAACAACGCCGCCAGCGCACAGCCTGCCGGAGGTCTCTTCGGGAACAacgcccagcagcagcagccgaatACCTCTGGAGGCTTGTTTGGTCAGGCGCAAACCCAACAGTCTGGAGGTTTATTTGGCAACACTCAGCAGAAGCCGGCTACTGGTGGACTCTTTGGCTCCACGCCTGCCGCTGCCAGCACAGGTGGCGGCCTTTTCGGAAGCAATacagctcagcagcagggAACGACAGGACTGGGAGGCACGAATACTGGAGGCCTTTTTGGAGCTAAGCCAGCTGCAACAGGTGGCCTTTTTGGCTCTGCTCCTGCCGCTGCCAGCACAGGTGGCGGCCTTTTCGGCGGTTCCAACACGAcccagcaagctgctggcaCCGGCCTCTTTGGCTCAGCCGCGAATCAGCAGAAGCCTGGCCTCTTTGGATCTACGCCCGCGGCGACGGGTACGGGAATGTTCGGTGGCGGTGCAGCGGGAACTCAAGGCGGCATCTTCAGCAATGCTGGTgcccaacagcagcagagcattgGCCTCGGCGGTTCCTTGCTAGGAGCTTCTCAAGCAGTTAACAACGCGCCACAAGGTCTCACTGCGAACTTGAGCGACGTGTCGGCATATGGCTCACCGTCGTTGTTTTCCGGAATTAGTGGAGGCGACGTTCCTAACCCTGGTCCACTCGCGGTGCCCCTGAGCGGACAGCCGAAGCCCAAGAGACCGTCCATCTTCCCCATGTACAAATTCACACCTGCGGCATCGGGCCGTTTTGGCACGCCTCAAAAGAGAGGGTTCGGCTTTTCTTACAGCAGCTATGGGTCTCCTGGAGGAGCAAACCCTGCAGGTCTCTCTGGCACTCCCAGCACTCTGGGCCGTAACTTACTcggcgccagcagcagcggaaCTGCCCTTAGCAAGAGCATATCCTCAAGCAATCTGCGTCGCACCGTCAATGCTGACGACAGTATTCTCCTACCTGGCGCCTTCTCAAACACTAACAACACGCGCTGGTATGGAAGCACGGGCTCGAAGAAGCTGGTTATCAACCGCGAACTAAGAAGCGACCTCTTCTCTACGCCGAACAAGGATGGGCGGAATGGCGATAACGGAACCGGCCCACGAAAACTAGCTAAGCGCGTTAGTTTTGATACCAATGTAGATGGCGAAGATTCTACCCCTGTGCGAGCACTACCGGCTCCAGGCGATGTACCAGAAACCCCTGGCGAGGATACTCCCCGATCGGACAAGTCTACTCCCACCACAAACGGACTTTGGACTCCCGAAATGGAGCAGGTtaagggcaagggcaaggacaaggaatTGACCATTGTTCAAGAGGAAGACAGTGCTACCCCCGAGCCCCAGGCCAACGGTTTCGACAATGCTCCAGGAAAGTACTGGATGGACCCTTCGCGAGAGGACATCCAGAATATGAATAGAATTCAGCGACAACGGATTGACAACTTCACTGTTGGCCGAGAAAATGTCGGTCACATTACCTTCAAGATCCCGGTGGATATCAGTGGCATCGATTTGGATGAGCTTTGCGGCGGTATCATTCAGCTGGAACCTCGATCTGCAACCGTCTACCCCATTgcggcgaagaagcctcCTGTCGGAAAGGGGCTGAATGTACCTGCCAGGATAACATTGGAACAATCTTGGCCTCGCGGTGGTCGAGACAAGAGAGTCGCCAGCGACCCCAAGCGCTTCAACAAGCACATTGAGCGGCTCAAGCGCATCGTCGACACCACTTATGAAAGCTACGATGTGGACACGGGAGTTTGGGTCTTTTCCGTGGAGCATTTCACAACCTACGGACTAGACGATTCCGATGAAGAGACTGAGTTTGACACCACTCTCGACCTTCCTACTGCTGCCCCATTGTCCAACGCCGCACCGCCGGCGGCTTTCCGTCCGTCAcaggatgatgagatgatggattttCCTCAATCGCACATGCTACCTGGTGCATTCGATGACCAGGAAAAGCTGTTTGCGACCGAGTTCACAGGACGACAGTCTTTTTTAGGGGCTAGCTCCGCGGACTCTGCCACACATGATGTCAAATTGTCGCTGGAAAACGAAATGACCGGTGACGACATCGCAGAGTATGATATGTccgaggatgaagacatgACGAGGTCTTCTGTCGGACAACATCTCGCCGCGGAGCATGACGATGCCTCGTCCGAGGGTGGCCAGGATGTTAAGCGCTCGACCGCAACTCCTGGCGGCATTCTCAGAGCCAGAATGAGAGCGATGAAGGACTCAGCTGGCCCCGTGAAGCTTGAAGTCGCAGATGGCGACGATTGGATGGAAATGTTAAGGAAGACGGTCAGCCCGATGAAGCGGGACCGCCATCTACTAAGGGAAGTGGCTGGTCCTACCTCTAAGCAGGGAAAGACTGTCACATTTGATCTCGATGATGAATCGGATTTTCGAAAGTCGTCTATTTGGGGCAGGAGCATGAGCAGGCCCGACAGGAAGAATGGAGCTGCGACTGGTGCTCAGATTGGTATGGATCAAGGACGTGGATTTGCCACGAGTATCGACTTGATGAATTCCTTGTttgagaagccaaagccaaagccgacaCGCCAGGAGTTTAACGCTTCTCAGTCCGCCAAAGGTTTTCCCAAG TTCCCGTACGAACGACAAGCTAAGACTGCCacggctgaagaagatgagcgcGCCTTTCACAGCGCCTCGAGGCCAACCTGGGGGCCGGACGAGACGCTTGTCTTAATTCGGTCGTTGGACGGCTCACACTCGCGCCGGTCAATACGTGATACCTCGGATATCCTGACATATCAACGGTCTAGTATACAGACTGACGAGCAGGATATCCGCCTGGCTACGTTCGCTGCTGAG CCATCCAAGAAATATCTCGCTTCCCAGGATGTCGTGACCGAGATCGATGTTATTGAAGGAGTGCCACAAGCCAGCCTTCATGCTACAAATCTCAAGAGCCTGTATCAGCCTAAATATACGAATGATGCAGCTAGCATTCATGAGAAGCAGGTATGGGAGCTCGCAAGCATCCTGTTCGACAATCTGGACAACCAAAGTTcgatggaggaggaacaTTTGGCGCGAAGAAATAAGCTGTCCCAATTCTGGTCCGATTTGGTCGAACAAGCCTCATCGACAGGTATTGGTCTAGCAGCCTCCAGTGAAGAAAAGGCGCTCGCATGTCTTGCTGGTCACCGAATTCCAGAAGCCTGCAAACACCTCTTGGACGGCAAAAACTTCCGCCTTGCAACTCTGGTCCCCCTGATCGGCACTAGTGATGTCGCCAAGAGGGAAATGAGAGAGCAGGTGAAGTCGTGGCTAGATTCGAAGATACTGTCCGAGTTTTCCGAGGCCATCCGTACCATTTACGAGCTCCTGGGTGGAAATGTCTGTGTCTGCGAGGGTTTGAAGGGTGTGCCCAACGAGGATCGAGTTGATTCTTTTGTCATCTCAAAGCACTTTGGCTTGGACTGGAGACAATCTTTCGGCCTGCGATTGTGGTATGCCATTTCCAACCATGATGACTTGTCCGCTGCCGTTGAAAAGTTCAAGGACGACATCGATCAAGACAAGGAAGAACTGCCTCGCCCTTGGTATGTTGAGCAGGGCATCGCACCTCTCTGGGACGACGCCAAGATTGATACTCGCCAAGATCTGCTATGGGGTCTTTTGCAGCTGTATGCTGATCAAGACGCCGACTTGGAGGCTGTCCTTCGTCCGGAGAACTCGCAGCTATCCCCTCTTGAGGCAAGACTTCGATGGCAATTGGGCATCGCCCTGACATCCACTGGCAAGGTCTCGTACGGCGCAAACGGGGTTGAGAAGGCTGATGCTGCTACTCTGGCATATGCTGCTCAACTTACCCGAGCAGGCGAGTGGCTCGAAGCTGCTTTCGTATTGCTACATCTCCACCACACAGCAGCGCGCAAGAAGGCACTCCAAGAACACCTCTGCCAGCACGCCAACTTGATTGGCTCTGAGTCAGATGCCAACTTTGTCATGCTCACCGAGAAGTATCGCATCCCAGCAGCTTGGATCTGGGAAGCTCTTGCGCTCTATATGCGTTGCGTGAAGAAAGATGCTGTGGCTGAAATGCAGTGCCTTTTGCGAGCGGGATCGCACGTCGAAGCCCATCGCATCTTGGTTCAGCATGTTGCTCCGCAGGCCATTATTGAGCGTGATTACGCCGGCTTGTTGTCCCTCATCTCTCAGTTCCAAGATCGTCAACAGGGCATCACAGAATGGACTCAAGGTGGCGAGATTTACGGCCACTTCCTCCAGCTGATCGAATGCCGTGGCAAGGGAGAAATGGTCTCCCCTGCATTGCTCGACAGACTCCTCGCTGGTCTGAACGCGATGAAGGATATCGGGGTTGAAAACAACATTACGCGATACGCCGCTATTTCCGACATGGCAGACGAGACTGCTAGAGAGATCGTAAAGTTGACACGACAGAAACAG GATATGGAACTTCGATCCAGAATTTTGAGCCTTCCGCTTACCCAAGATCGACTGCTCGCATACTCGGTTGACCTGAGTCTGGACCGTTACAGAGAGGTGATGTCGCATTAA